The following are encoded together in the Bos indicus isolate NIAB-ARS_2022 breed Sahiwal x Tharparkar chromosome 29, NIAB-ARS_B.indTharparkar_mat_pri_1.0, whole genome shotgun sequence genome:
- the PCNX3 gene encoding pecanex-like protein 3 isoform X2 has translation MGSQVLQILRQGVWASLTGGWFFDPHQSTFSNCFHLYVWIFLLTFPFLLYMVLPPSLMVAGVYCLVVAVIFATIKTVNYRLHAMFDQGEIVEKRNSTMGEPEEEPAQGDNNLPRDPGVEMTVFRKVSSTPPVRCSSQHSVFGFNQVSELLPRIEDSGPLRDIKELVREQGSNNVIVTSADREMLKLSSQEKLIGDLPQTPPGAAPDPSLPSTDSSERSPLAGDGAPWSGGSVADTPMSPLLKGSLSQELSKSFLTLTRPERALVRTSSRREQRRGAGGYQPLDRRGSGDPTPQKAGSSDSCFSGTDRETLSSFKSEKTNSTHLDSPPGGQAPEGSDTDPPSEAELPASPDAGVPSDDTLRSFDTVVGAGTPPGPAEPLLVVRPKDLALLRPSKRRPPVRRHSPATGRAPRRPLLEGRGFFEDDDTSEGSELSPASSLRSQRRYSTDSSSSTSCYSPASSRGAAGGARKRRAPHGAEEGMAVPPKRPYGTQRTPSTASAKTHARVLSMDGAGGDALRGPPAGSKAELEAQAGVELAAAEPTVLAAEARRGPAANQPGWRGELREEGALGGAAEETGKRDHSSNVRRAQAIRRRHNAGSNPTPPASVMGSPPSLQEAQRGRAASHSRALTLPSALHFASSLLLTRAGANVHEACTFDDTSEGAVHYFYDESGVRRSYTFGLAGGGYENPVGQQGEQAANGAWDRHSHSSSFHSADVPEATGGLNLLQPRPVVLQGMQVRRVPLEIPEFDLLDQDSLHESQEQTLMEEAPPRAQHSYKYWLLPGRWTSVRYERLALLALLDRTRGLLENILGVGLSSLVAFLGYLLLLKGFFTDIWVFQFCLVIASCQYSLLKSVQPDAASPMHGHNWVIAYSRPVYFCICCLLIWLLDALGSAQPFPPVSLYGLTLFSASFFFCARDVATVFTLCFPFVFLLGLLPQVNTCLMYLLEQIDMHGFGGTAATSPLTAVFSLSRSLLAAALLYGFCLGAIKSPWPEQHVPVIFSVFCGLLVALSYHLSRQSSDPTVLWSLVRSKLFPELEERSLETARAEPPDPLPEKMRQSVREVLHSDLVMCVVIAVLTFAISASTVFIALKSVLGFVLYALAGAVGFFTHYLLPQLRKQLPWFCLSQPVLKPLEYSQYEVRGAAQVMWFEKLYAGLQCVEKYLIYPAVVLNALTVDAHTVVSHPDKFCLYCRALLMTVAGLKLLRSAFCCPPQQYLTLAFTVLLFHFDYPRLSQGFLLDYFLMSLLCSKLWDLLYKLRFVLTYIAPWQITWGSAFHAFAQPFAVPHSAMLFVQALLSALFSTPLNPLLGSAVFIMSYARPLKFWERDYNTKRVDHSNTRLVTQLDRNPGADDNNLNSIFYEHLTRSLQHTLCGDLVLGRWGNYGPGDCFVLASDYLNALVHLIEVGNGLVTFQLRGLEFRGTYCQQREVEAITEGVEEDEGCCCCEPGHLPRVLSFNAAFGQRWLAWEVTASKYVLEGYSISDNNAASMLQVFDLRKILVTYYVRSIIYYVSRSPKLEAWLSHEGIATALRPVRAPGYADSDPTFSLSVDEDYDLRLSGLSLPSFCAVHLEWIQYCASRRSQPVDQDWNSPLVTLCFGLCVLGRRALGTASHSMSASLEPFLYGLHALFKGDFRITSPRDEWVFADMDLLHRVVAPGVRMALKLHQDHFTSPDEYEEPAALYDAIAANEERLVISHEGDPAWRSAILSNTPSLLALRHVLDDASDEYKIIMLNRRHLSFRVIKVNRECVRGLWAGQQQELVFLRNRNPERGSIQNAKQALRNMINSSCDQPLGYPIYVSPLTTSLAGSHPQLRALWGGPVSLGAIARWLLRSWERLHKGCGAGCNSGGNVDDSDCGGGGGLTSLSNNPPLAQPTPENTAGAGDQPPPPGPAWGPRPSLSGSGDGRPPPLLQWPPPRLPGPSPASPALPEGPRPSRPPGPGLLSSEGPSGKWSLGGRKGLGGSDGEPASGSPKGSTPKSQAPLDLSLSPDISTEASPPRTVQDIPCLDSSAPETGTPTGALGDWPAPAEERESPAAQPLLEHQY, from the exons atggggtcgcaggtaTTGCAGATCCTACGCCAGGGGGTGTGGGCCTCGCTCACCGGCGGTTGGTTCTTCGACCCGCACCAGAGCACCTTTTCCAACTGCTTCCACCTCTATGTCTGGATCTTCCTGCTCACCTTCCCTTTCTTGCTGTACATG GTCCTGCCCCCCAGCTTGATGGTGGCTGGTGTGTACTGCCTTGTGGTGGCTGTCATCTTCGCTACCATCAAGACTGTGAACTATCGGCTGCATGCTATGTTCGACCAGGGCGAGATTGTGGAGAAGCGCAACTCTACCATGGGGGAACCAGAGGAAGAGCCTGCCCAGGGGGACAACAATCTGCCCAG AGATCCTGGAGTGGAAATGACCGTATTTCGAAAAGTGAGTTCCACGCCCCCTGTGCGCTGTAGCTCTCAGCATTCCGTGTTTGGCTTCAACCAGGTCTCG GAGTTGCTGCCCCGGATAGAGGACTCTGGGCCCCTCAGAG ACATCAAGGAGCTGGTGCGGGAGCAGGGCAGCAACAACGTGATCGTGACCTCGGCCGATCGAGAGATGCTGAAGCTAAGCTCACAGGAGAAGCTGA TTGGAGACCTTCCCCAGACGCCTCCAGGGGCCGCCCCGGACCCTTCTCTCCCCAGCACGGACTCCTCAGAACGTTCTCCCCTGGCTGGAGATGGAGCCCCGTGGAGTGGTGGCAGTGTGGCTGACACTCCCATGAGCCCCCTCCTGAAGGGCAGCCTCAGCCAGGAGCTTAGCAAGAGCTTCCTGACCCTGACCCGGCCCGAGCGGGCCCTGGTGAGGACCAGCAGTCGACGGGAACAGCGCCGGGGAGCAGGAGGCTACCAGCCCCTGGACCGGCGGGGCTCAGGGGACCCCACACCCCAGAAAGCTGGCTCCTCAGATTCCTGCTTCAGTGGCACTGACAGGGAGACGTTGAGCAGCTTCAAGAGTGAGAAGACCAATTCTACCCACCTGGACAGCCCCCCTGGAGGGCAAGCCCCCGAGGGCAGCGACACAGACCCCCCCTCGGAGGCAGAGCTGCCCGCCTCCCCTGATGCCGGAGTCCCCTCAGATGACACGCTGCGCTCCTTCGACACGGTTGTAGGAGCAGGGACGCCGCCGGGCCCGGCCGAGCCTCTCCTGGTTGTGCGGCCCAAGGACTTGGCGCTGCTCCGGCCCAGCAAACGGCGGCCGCCTGTGCGGAGACACTCCCCTGCCACCGGCCGTGCCCCTCGGCGGCCGCTGCTGGAAGGCCGGGGCTTCTTCGAGGATGACGACACCAGCGAGGGCAGTGAACTGagcccagcctccagcctccGGTCCCAGCGCCGCTACAGCACCGACAGCTCCTCTTCCACTTCATGCTATTCCCCCGCGAGTTCTCGGGGGGCTGCTGGGGGAGCCCGAAAACGACGGGCCCCCCACGGGGCTGAGGAGGGGATGGCTGTGCCCCCCAAGCGGCCCTATGGGACCCAGCGGACGCCTAGTACTGCCAGCGCCAAAACGCACGCCCGCGTGCTGAGCATGGACGGGGCAGGGGGGGATGCCCTGCGGGGTCCCCCGGCAGGCTCCAAGGCTGAGCTGGAGGCCCAGGCGGGGGTGGAGCTGGCTGCCGCTGAGCCCACTGTGCTGGCTGCCGAGGCCCGCAGGGGACCTGCTGCCAACCAGCCTGGCTGGCGCGGGGAGCTGCGGGAGGAAGGTGCGCTGGGGGGAG CTGCCGAGGAGACTGGCAAGCGGGACCACTCAAGCAACGTGAGGCGGGCACAGGCCATCCGGAGGCGGCACAACGCCGGCAGcaaccccacccccccagcctCGGTCATGGGCTCGCCCCCCAG ccTGCAGGAGGCTCAGCGGGGCCGTGCGGCCTCCCACTCCCGGGCTCTGACGCTGCCCTCGGCCCTGCACTTCGCCTCCTCGCTGCTGCTCACCCGGGCCGGTGCCAACGTGCACGAGGCCTGCACCTTCGATGACACCTCCGAGGGTGCTGTGCACTACTTCTACGACGAGAGCG GTGTGCGGCGTTCCTACACCTTTGGCCTGGCTGGAGGTGGCTATGAGAACCCCGTGGGGCAGCAGGGGGAGCAGGCAGCCAATGGAGCCTG GGACCGCCACTCACATTCCTCCAGCTTCCATTCAGCCGACGTCCCAGAGGCCACCGGCGGCCTGAACCTGCTGCAGCCGCGGCCCGTCGTCCTGCAGGGCATGCAGGTGCGCCGAGTGCCCCTGGAGATCCCGGAG TTTGACCTACTGGACCAGGACTCCCTGCACGAATCCCAGGAGCAGACGCTGATGGAGGAGGCGCCACCCCGGGCCCAGCACAGTTACAAGTACTGGCTTCTTCCTGGCCGCTGGACCTCTGTGCGCTACGAGCGGCTCGCCCTGCTGGCGCTGCTGGACCG GACGCGCGGGCTGCTGGAGAACATCCTCGGCGTCGGCCTGAGCAGCCTCGTCGCCTTCCTGGGCTACCTGCTGCTGCTCAAGGGCTTCTTCACGGACATCTGGGTCTTCCAGTTCTGCCTGGTCATCGCCTCCTGCCAGTATTCCCTGCTGAAG AGTGTGCAGCCGGACGCCGCCTCCCCCATGCAC ggccacAACTGGGTCATCGCGTACAGCCGGCCCGTCTACTTCTGCATCTGCTGTCTGCTCATCTGGCTGCTGGACGCTCTGGGCTCCGCGCAGCCCTTCCCGCCTGTCTCCCTCTATGGCCTCACGCTGTTCTCcgcctctttcttcttttgtgccCGTGACGTGGCCACTG TGTTCACCTTGTGCTTCCCGTTCGTCTTCCTCCTGGGCCTCTTGCCCCAGGTGAACACCTGCCTCATGTACCTGCTGGAGCAGATAGACATGCACGGCTTTGGGGGCACAG CCGCCACCAGCCCCTTGACAGCCGTCTTCAGCCTCTCCCGCAGCCTGCTGGCCGCTGCCCTGCTCTACGGCTTCTGCCTCGGGGCCATCAAG AGCCCTTGGCCGGAGCAGCACGTCCCTGTCATCTTCTCCGTCTTCTGTGGCCTCCTGGTCGCGCTGTCCTACCACCTGAGCCGGCAGAGCAGCGACCCCACCGTGCTCTG GTCTCTGGTCCGGAGCAAGCTCTTCCCTGAGCTGGAGGAGCGGAGCTTGGAGACCGCCCGTGCTGAGCCCCCAGACCCACTGCCAGAAAAGATGCGCCAGTCAGTG CGCGAGGTTCTCCATTCCGACCTGGTGATGTGTGTGGTGATCGCCGTGCTCACCTTTGCCATCAGCGCCAGCACCGTCTTCATTGCCCTGAAG TCCGTGCTAGGTTTTGTGTTGTACGCGCTGGCGGGGGCCGTAGGCTTCTTCACACATTACCTGCTGCCTCAGCTCCGCAAGCAGCTGCCCTGGTTCTGCCTGTCGCAGCCCGTGCTGAAGCCGCTGGAGTACAGCCAGTACGAAGTGCGAG GTGCTGCCCAGGTGATGTGGTTTGAGAAGCTGTATGCCGGCCTGCAGTGCGTGGAGAAGTACCTCATCTACCCGGCCGTGGTGCTCAACGCCCTCACGGTGGACGCTCACACGGTCGTCAGCCACCCAGACAAGTTCTGCCTCTA CTGCCGGGCGCTGCTCATGACCGTGGCTGGGCTGAAGCTGCTGCGCTCGGCTTTCTGCTGCCCGCCCCAGCAGTACCTGACCTTGGCGTTCACCGTCTTGCTCTTTCACTTCGACTACCCGCGCCTCTCCCAGGGCTTCCTGCTCGACTACTTCCTCATGTCCCTGCTCTGCAGCAAG CTGTGGGACCTGCTGTACAAGTTGCGTTTCGTGCTGACCTACATCGCGCCCTGGCAGATCACCTGGGGCTCAGCTTTCCACGCTTTTGCCCAGCCGTTTGCCGTGCCAC ACTCGGCCATGCTGTTCGTTCAGGCCCTGCTCTCGGCACTCTTTTCCACGCCTCTCAACCCACTGCTGGGCAGCGCCGTCTTCATCATGTCCTACGCCCGGCCCCTCAAGTTCTGGGAGCGTGACTACAA CACTAAACGCGTGGATCATTCCAACACCCGCCTGGTCACTCAGCTGGACCGGAACCCTG GCGCTGATGACAACAACCTCAACTCGATCTTCTACGAGCACTTGACCCGCTCACTGCAGCACACACTGTGTGGGGACCTGGTGCTGGGCCGCTGGGGCAACTACGGCCCCGGTGACTGCTTCGTCCTGGCCTCCGACTACCTCAACGCCCTGGTCCACCTCATCGAGGTTGGCAACGGCCTCGTCACCTTCCAGCTGCGTGGCCTCGAGTTCCGGG GTACATACTGCCAGCAGCGGGAGGTGGAGGCCATCACTGAGGGCGTGGAGGAGGacgagggctgctgctgctgtgagcCAGGCCACCTGCCGCGGGTCCTGTCCTTCAATGCGGCCTTCGGGCAGCGCTGGCTGGCCTGGGAGGTGACGGCCAGCAAGTACGTGCTGGAGGGCTACAGCATCAGCGATAACAACGCCGCGTCCATGCTGCAGGTGTTCGACCTGCGAAAGATCCTCGTCACCTACTACGTCAGG AGTATCATCTACTACGTGAGCCGCTCTCCAAAGCTGGAGGCCTGGCTGAGCCACGAAGGCATTGCGACGGCCCTGCGTCCTGTGCGGGCACCTGGCTATGCTGACTCCGACCCCACCTTCTCTCTGAGCGTGGATGAGGACTATGACCTTCGCCTGTCCGGCCTCTCGCTGCCCTCCTTCTGCGCCGTGCACCTGGAGTGGATCCAGTACTGTGCCTCCCGGCGCAGTCAG CCTGTGGACCAGGACTGGAACTCGCCGCTCGTCACGCTGTGTTTTGGCCTGTGTGTGCTGGGCCGCCGGGCCCTGGGGACCGCCTCGCACAGCATGTCTGCCAG ccTGGAGCCCTTCCTCTACGGCCTGCACGCCCTGTTTAAGGGGGACTTCAGGATCACGTCCCCGCGGGATGAGTGGGTCTTTGCCGACATGGACTTGCTTCACCGCGTGGTGGCGCCCGGGGTTCGCATGGCCCTCAAGCTTCACCAG GACCACTTCACATCCCCAGACGAGTATGAGGAGCCAGCCGCCCTGTATGACGCCATTGCGGCCAACGAGGAGCGGCTGGTCATCTCGCACGAGGGCGACCCGGCCTGGCGCAGTGCCATCCTCAGCAACACACCCTCGCTGCTGGCGCTGCGCCACGTCCTGGACGACGCCTCGGACGAGTACAAGATCATCATGCTCAACCGGCGCCATCTCAGCTTCCGCGTCATCAAG GTGAACCGCGAGTGTGTGCGCGGCCTCTGGGCCgggcagcagcaggagctggtGTTCCTGCGCAACCGCAACCCCGAGCGCGGTAGCATCCAGAACGCCAAGCAGGCGCTCCGCAACATGATCAACTCCTCCTGCGACCAGCCACTGGGCTACCCCATCTACGTGTCTCCCCTCACCACCTCGCTGGCCGGCAGCCATCCTCAGCTGCGGGCTCTGTGGGGCGGCCCCGTCAGCCTGGGCGCCATCGCCCGCTGGCTTCTGCGCAGCTGGGAGAG GCTTCACAAGGGCTGTGGTGCCGGCTGCAATAGCGGCGGGAACGTGGATGACTCGGACTGTGGCGGAGGCGGGGGCTTGACCTCCCTCAGCAATAACCCCCCCTTGGCACAACCCACACCTGAGAACACAGCAG GCGCTGGGGACCAGCCccccccaccaggccctgcctggGGCCCGAGGCCCTCCCTGAGTGGCTCTGGTGATGGGCGcccccctcctctcctgcagTGGCCACCCCCTCGGCTCCCTGGACCATCCCCCGCTTCACCGGCTCTCCCTGAGGGTCCCAGGCCCTCAAGGCCCCCTGGCCCTGGTCTCCTAAGTTCTGAGGGTCCCAGTGGGAAGTGGAGCCTGGGGGGTCGGAAGGGACTAGGGGGATCCGACGGGGAGCCAGCCTCAGGGAGCCCTAAAGGAAGCACCCCCAAATCTCAG GCGCCTCTAGACCTCAGCCTCAGCCCGGACATCAGCACTGAAGCCTCACCCCCCAGAACAGTGCAGGACATTCCTTGCTTGGACAGCAGTGCTCCTGAGACTGGCACGCCCACCGGGGCCCTGGGCGACTGGCCTGCCCCTGCAGAGGAGCGAGAGAGCCCGGCAGCTCAGCCCCTGCTGGAGCATCAGTACTGA